In the genome of Falsirhodobacter halotolerans, one region contains:
- a CDS encoding MlaE family ABC transporter permease yields the protein MILTAPLAALGRPVLSLLASIGRITIFAAQVVSHILRPPFYPREFFAAVMNIGWFSLPVVGMTALFTGGALALQIYAGGARYGAEAAVPSITAIGMVRELGPVLGGLMVAARVASSIAAEIGTMKVTEQIDALTTLSTNPMKYLAVPRVVAAVLVLPVLVAVGDAIGIAGGWLVGVNRLDFNSATYINNTVNFLQFWDVASGLVKGAVFGFIIALMGVYHGMNSGRGAQGVGAATKSAVVAASVLILAANYLLTEVFFAS from the coding sequence ATGATCCTGACCGCCCCGCTGGCCGCCCTTGGCCGTCCCGTCCTGTCGCTTCTGGCCAGCATCGGGCGCATCACGATCTTTGCGGCGCAGGTCGTCAGCCATATCCTTCGCCCCCCCTTCTATCCGCGCGAATTCTTTGCGGCGGTGATGAATATCGGCTGGTTCAGCCTGCCGGTCGTGGGCATGACCGCGCTCTTCACCGGCGGGGCGCTGGCGCTCCAGATCTATGCCGGCGGTGCCCGCTATGGGGCGGAGGCGGCGGTGCCGTCCATCACCGCGATCGGCATGGTGCGCGAACTGGGTCCGGTTCTGGGCGGGCTGATGGTGGCCGCGCGGGTCGCCTCCTCCATCGCGGCCGAGATCGGGACCATGAAGGTCACCGAACAGATCGACGCGCTGACCACGCTGTCCACCAATCCGATGAAATATCTGGCCGTGCCCCGCGTCGTGGCCGCCGTCCTGGTGCTTCCGGTCCTTGTGGCCGTGGGCGACGCCATCGGCATCGCGGGCGGCTGGCTTGTGGGGGTCAACCGGCTGGACTTCAATTCGGCCACCTATATCAACAATACGGTCAACTTCCTGCAATTCTGGGATGTGGCCTCCGGTCTGGTGAAGGGGGCGGTGTTCGGCTTCATCATCGCGCTGATGGGGGTCTATCACGGCATGAACTCGGGCCGGGGCGCGCAGGGCGTGGGGGCCGCGACGAAATCCGCCGTGGTCGCGGCCTCGGTCCTGATCCTTGCGGCCAATTATCTGCTGACGGAAGTGTTCTTCGCCTCATGA
- the alr gene encoding alanine racemase encodes MASAILSIDLDAIAANWRALDRMSPRGTQTGAVVKADAYGLGAGKIARTLAQAGARRFFVAMAQEAEAVRRALGPGPQINVFSGHMAGDTDLIRDLALTPMLNSVEQIMRHAEALPGHPFGIQLDTGMNRLGLEMPEWQAVGQMVLDLGPELIMSHLACADDPDHPMNEAQLAEFHAMTEGAGIPRSLAATGGILLGEQYHFELTRPGIGLYGARPFDGGTNPLRLSLPVVQVREVREGEVVGYSGTWQAEGPALIATVAAGYADGLPRALSGNATLWHGDTPCPLVGRVSMDLITVDVSHLEEVPEALDILGPHQTADALADAAGTIGYEIMTSLGSRYRRDYIGEGA; translated from the coding sequence ATGGCCAGCGCAATTCTCTCCATCGACCTTGACGCCATCGCCGCCAACTGGCGCGCGCTGGATCGCATGTCCCCCCGTGGCACCCAGACGGGGGCCGTGGTCAAGGCGGACGCCTACGGCCTTGGTGCCGGAAAAATCGCCCGCACGCTGGCCCAGGCCGGCGCCCGCCGCTTTTTCGTCGCCATGGCCCAGGAGGCGGAGGCCGTGCGCCGCGCCCTTGGCCCCGGCCCGCAGATCAACGTCTTTTCCGGCCACATGGCGGGCGACACGGACCTGATCCGCGATCTGGCGCTGACGCCGATGCTGAATTCGGTCGAACAGATCATGCGCCATGCCGAGGCGTTGCCCGGCCATCCCTTCGGCATCCAGCTTGATACCGGCATGAACCGTCTGGGGCTGGAGATGCCCGAATGGCAGGCCGTGGGACAGATGGTGCTGGATTTGGGGCCGGAACTGATCATGTCGCATCTGGCCTGCGCGGACGACCCCGACCACCCGATGAACGAGGCGCAACTGGCCGAGTTTCACGCGATGACCGAGGGCGCGGGCATCCCGCGCTCGTTGGCCGCGACGGGCGGGATCCTTTTGGGCGAACAATACCATTTCGAACTGACCCGCCCCGGCATCGGCCTTTATGGCGCGCGGCCATTCGACGGCGGCACCAATCCGCTGCGCCTGTCCCTGCCCGTGGTGCAGGTGCGCGAGGTGCGGGAAGGAGAGGTCGTCGGCTATTCCGGGACATGGCAGGCCGAGGGGCCCGCCCTCATCGCCACGGTGGCCGCGGGCTATGCCGATGGGCTGCCCCGCGCCCTGTCCGGCAACGCGACCCTGTGGCATGGCGATACCCCCTGCCCGCTGGTCGGGCGCGTGTCCATGGACCTGATCACCGTCGATGTCTCCCATCTTGAGGAGGTGCCGGAGGCCCTCGACATCCTCGGCCCCCATCAGACCGCCGACGCGCTGGCCGATGCGGCGGGCACCATCGGTTATGAAATCATGACCTCGCTTGGGTCCCGCTATCGTCGCGACTATATCGGAGAGGGTGCATGA
- a CDS encoding flavin reductase family protein yields the protein MTEVPVSATFQACDDAIAFRDALGRFATGVTLVTTATPQGPVGMIANSFASVSLDPPLVLWSPARSSSRFSLFETARHFVIHVLSQDQTDISMAFGRGGPGFDDVEHSLGDHGAPLIDRALARFECDTHATHDGGDHLIMVGRVGRVTTADGAPMVFHGGRFARLTE from the coding sequence ATGACGGAGGTGCCGGTGAGCGCGACGTTCCAAGCCTGCGACGATGCGATCGCCTTTCGCGACGCCCTTGGCCGCTTTGCAACGGGGGTGACGCTGGTCACCACCGCCACGCCGCAGGGGCCGGTGGGCATGATCGCAAACAGCTTCGCCTCCGTGTCGCTCGACCCGCCCTTGGTCTTGTGGTCGCCCGCCCGCTCCTCCTCGCGCTTTTCCCTGTTCGAGACGGCGCGGCATTTCGTGATCCATGTCCTGTCCCAGGATCAGACCGACATCTCCATGGCCTTCGGGCGCGGCGGCCCCGGCTTCGACGATGTCGAACACAGCCTTGGCGATCACGGCGCGCCCCTGATCGACCGGGCGCTGGCGCGGTTCGAATGCGACACCCATGCCACCCATGACGGCGGCGACCATCTGATCATGGTGGGCCGCGTGGGCCGCGTCACCACGGCGGACGGCGCGCCGATGGTCTTTCACGGGGGCCGCTTTGCGCGGTTGACCGAATGA
- the purF gene encoding amidophosphoribosyltransferase, producing the protein MRPFLSHPFDDDKLKEECGVFGVIGVADAANFVALGLHALQHRGQEAAGIVTHHPEHGFNSARRFGYVRDNFTSADVMETLPGELGIGHVRYSTAGSKGATAIRDVQPFFGEFSMGGAAIAHNGNLTNAAQLRRELIERGSIFQSSSDSECIIHLMARSIQRTVPERMKDALRRVEGAFSVIAMTRTKLIGVRDPLGVRPLVLGRIGEGYALSSETCGLDIIGAEFIREVDPGEMVVIEDGQIASSRPFGPAKSRFCIFEQVYFSRPDSILGGRSVYETRRQIGVELAREAPVEADLVCPVPDSGTPAAIGFSQESGIPYAMGIIRNQYMGRTFIEPTESIRNMGVRLKLNVNRALIRGKRIILVDDSVVRGTTSRKIKDMILDAGAAEVHFRIASPPTAWPCFYGVDTPERSKLLAATMSEDEMRDWIGVDSLRFISLDGLYRAAGEAAGRDPKSPKFCDACFSGEYPIVPSDKLAEGFEMKQAAE; encoded by the coding sequence ATGCGACCCTTCCTTTCGCACCCCTTCGACGATGACAAGTTGAAGGAAGAATGCGGCGTTTTCGGTGTCATCGGCGTGGCCGACGCGGCGAACTTCGTGGCCCTCGGGCTGCACGCGCTGCAACATCGCGGGCAGGAAGCCGCGGGCATCGTGACGCATCATCCCGAACACGGGTTCAACTCGGCCCGCCGCTTCGGCTATGTCCGCGACAACTTCACCAGCGCCGACGTGATGGAAACCCTGCCCGGCGAGTTGGGCATCGGCCATGTGCGGTATTCCACGGCCGGATCGAAGGGCGCGACCGCGATTCGCGACGTGCAGCCCTTCTTCGGCGAATTTTCGATGGGCGGCGCGGCCATTGCGCATAACGGCAATCTGACCAATGCCGCGCAACTGCGCCGCGAACTGATCGAGCGTGGGTCGATCTTCCAATCCTCCTCGGACAGCGAATGCATCATCCACCTGATGGCGCGGTCGATCCAACGCACCGTGCCCGAACGGATGAAGGACGCGCTGCGCCGGGTTGAGGGCGCGTTCTCCGTCATCGCCATGACCCGGACCAAACTGATCGGCGTGCGCGATCCCCTGGGCGTGCGCCCGCTGGTTCTGGGCCGCATCGGCGAAGGCTATGCCCTGTCGTCGGAAACCTGCGGTCTGGACATCATCGGCGCGGAATTCATCCGCGAGGTCGATCCGGGCGAGATGGTGGTGATCGAGGATGGACAGATCGCCTCCTCCCGCCCCTTCGGCCCTGCAAAATCGCGGTTCTGCATTTTCGAGCAGGTCTATTTCTCGCGCCCCGACTCGATCCTCGGCGGTCGCTCGGTCTATGAAACCCGCCGCCAGATTGGCGTGGAACTGGCGCGCGAGGCACCGGTGGAGGCCGATCTCGTCTGTCCCGTTCCCGACAGCGGCACGCCCGCGGCCATCGGCTTCAGCCAGGAATCGGGCATTCCCTATGCGATGGGGATCATCCGCAACCAATATATGGGCCGGACCTTCATCGAGCCGACCGAATCCATCCGCAACATGGGCGTCCGGCTGAAGCTGAACGTGAACCGCGCGCTGATCCGCGGCAAACGCATCATCCTTGTGGACGACTCGGTCGTGCGCGGCACTACCAGCCGCAAGATCAAGGACATGATCCTGGATGCCGGCGCGGCGGAGGTGCATTTCCGCATCGCCTCCCCCCCCACCGCCTGGCCGTGTTTTTACGGCGTGGACACGCCCGAACGCTCCAAGCTCCTTGCCGCCACAATGTCGGAAGACGAGATGCGCGACTGGATCGGCGTCGATTCGCTGCGCTTCATCTCTCTTGACGGGCTTTATCGCGCGGCGGGTGAAGCGGCGGGCCGCGATCCGAAATCGCCGAAGTTCTGCGACGCCTGCTTCTCGGGGGAATATCCCATCGTGCCTTCGGACAAACTGGCCGAAGGGTTCGAGATGAAGCAGGCCGCCGAATAG
- a CDS encoding aspartate kinase, which translates to MPLLVMKFGGTSVADLARIKNAAEKVRREVERGYDVIVIVSAMSGKTNELVGWVEQTSPLFDAREYDAVVASGENITAGLMALTLQEMDVPARSWQGWQVPINTTSAHSSARFLDIPRTNIEAKFAEGFKVAVVAGFQGVSPEGRITTLGRGGSDTTAVAFAAAFDAERCDIYTDVDGIYTTDPRITSKAKKLDRIAFEEMLELASLGAKVLQTRSVELAMRYNVRLRVLSSFEDTDENSGTLVCAEDDIMESKVVSGVAYSRDEAKITLFTIEDRPGVASAIFGPLADAGINVDMIVQNISEKDYDDDHPGAVTDMTFSCPINQVARAKKAIEDAGAQGLIKYDELIIDEDVAKVSVVGIGMRSHAGVAAKMFRALSNDGVNIKVISTSEIKISVLIDRKYMELAVQALHDAFELEKA; encoded by the coding sequence ATGCCACTTCTCGTCATGAAATTCGGCGGCACATCCGTGGCCGATCTGGCGCGCATCAAGAACGCCGCCGAAAAGGTTCGCCGCGAGGTTGAGCGCGGCTATGACGTCATCGTCATCGTCAGCGCGATGTCGGGCAAGACGAACGAACTTGTGGGCTGGGTCGAACAAACCTCGCCGTTGTTCGATGCGCGCGAATACGACGCGGTCGTCGCCTCGGGCGAAAACATCACCGCCGGCCTGATGGCGCTGACCTTGCAGGAAATGGACGTGCCCGCACGGTCCTGGCAGGGCTGGCAGGTGCCGATCAACACCACCTCGGCCCATTCCTCGGCCCGGTTTCTCGACATTCCGCGCACCAACATCGAGGCGAAATTCGCCGAAGGCTTCAAGGTCGCGGTCGTGGCGGGGTTTCAGGGCGTCAGCCCCGAAGGCCGCATCACCACGCTGGGCCGGGGCGGGTCGGACACCACCGCCGTCGCCTTCGCCGCCGCCTTCGATGCCGAACGCTGCGACATCTATACCGACGTGGACGGCATCTATACCACCGACCCGCGCATCACGTCCAAGGCGAAAAAGCTGGACCGCATCGCGTTCGAGGAGATGCTGGAACTGGCCTCCCTCGGGGCCAAGGTCCTGCAGACCCGCTCGGTCGAACTCGCCATGCGTTACAACGTGCGCCTGCGGGTTCTGTCCAGCTTTGAAGATACCGACGAAAACTCCGGCACGCTTGTCTGCGCAGAGGATGATATCATGGAATCGAAAGTCGTCTCCGGCGTCGCCTATTCCCGCGACGAGGCGAAGATCACCCTGTTCACGATCGAGGACCGGCCCGGCGTCGCCTCGGCCATCTTCGGCCCCTTGGCCGATGCGGGCATCAACGTGGACATGATCGTCCAGAACATTTCCGAAAAGGATTACGACGACGATCACCCCGGCGCGGTCACCGACATGACCTTTTCCTGCCCCATCAACCAGGTGGCGCGCGCGAAAAAGGCGATTGAGGATGCGGGCGCCCAAGGCCTGATCAAATACGACGAACTGATCATCGACGAGGATGTGGCCAAGGTGTCCGTCGTGGGCATCGGCATGCGCTCGCACGCGGGTGTCGCGGCCAAGATGTTCCGGGCGCTGTCGAATGACGGGGTGAACATCAAGGTCATCTCCACGTCCGAAATCAAGATTTCGGTTCTGATCGACCGGAAATATATGGAACTTGCGGTTCAGGCGCTTCATGATGCGTTTGAACTGGAAAAGGCCTGA
- the ptsP gene encoding phosphoenolpyruvate--protein phosphotransferase, translated as MPERSDSDSRRLLRRLRDSLALPGQGQDRLDRITHLIADSMRSEVCSIYLFRDPQTLELCSTEGLNPESVHKTRLKLGEGLVGQVARLGKPFNTDNAPAAKGFRYMPETGEEAYCAFLGVPIQRVGERLGVLVVQSKTSRIYAEDEVDALEVVAMVLAEMAELGAFNGDDTMANIHTHPVLFRGGAGQEGAAEGHVWLHEPRVVVTNPVADDPLTEIERIRDAVAHLRVSVDDLLSAAALDKEQRQVLEAYRMFAHSRGWLRRMEEDIARGLSAEAAVQKEQSMARARMEAVPDAYLRDRLHDLDDLANRLLRILTGQGRDTGADMPADPILIARNIGPAELLDYGRKLRGIVLEEGSVGSHAAVVARALAIPLVIHADRITTEALNGDPIMVDGDQGVVHLRPEETVARAFRDKIAMQAQAQERYTSIRELPARSRCGTVTALHMNAGLMADLPSLEHSGAERVGLFRTELQFLTRNKMPKREELAAIYSRVLDAAKGRGVTFRTLDIGSDKVLPYMKPQDEPNPAMGWRAIRVGLDKPGVLRMQVQALIRAHQGRPMSVMFPFIAEGAEFHEARAIFMAQVERERSLGHVVPDDIRIGAMLETPALAFAPESFFRAVDFISIGGNDLKQFFFAADRENERVRRRYDTLSTAFLDFIRRIVERCDASDTHLSFCGEDAGRPIEAMCFAALGLRTLSMRPASIGPVKTLLRRVDLSELRDLIEAAMLHGDSVRQPVIEWLATQAAD; from the coding sequence ATGCCGGAACGCAGCGACAGCGACAGCCGCAGACTTCTGCGGCGTCTGCGCGACAGCCTCGCCCTGCCCGGCCAAGGGCAGGACCGGCTGGACCGCATCACGCACCTGATCGCGGATTCCATGCGGTCCGAGGTCTGTTCGATCTATCTGTTCCGCGATCCCCAGACGTTGGAACTCTGTTCGACCGAAGGGCTGAACCCCGAATCCGTCCACAAGACCCGCCTGAAACTGGGCGAAGGGCTGGTCGGACAGGTCGCGCGTCTGGGCAAACCCTTCAACACCGACAATGCCCCCGCCGCCAAGGGTTTCCGCTATATGCCCGAAACGGGCGAGGAGGCGTATTGCGCCTTTCTGGGCGTGCCGATCCAGCGGGTCGGCGAACGGCTGGGCGTGCTGGTGGTGCAATCGAAGACCTCGCGCATCTATGCCGAGGATGAGGTGGACGCGCTGGAGGTAGTCGCCATGGTTCTGGCCGAAATGGCCGAGCTGGGCGCGTTCAACGGCGATGACACGATGGCCAACATCCACACCCATCCGGTCCTGTTCCGGGGGGGCGCAGGTCAGGAAGGCGCGGCCGAGGGCCATGTCTGGCTGCACGAACCCCGCGTCGTGGTCACCAACCCCGTGGCCGACGACCCGCTGACGGAAATCGAACGCATCCGCGACGCGGTCGCCCATCTGCGCGTTTCGGTGGACGATCTGCTGTCCGCTGCCGCACTGGACAAGGAACAGCGCCAGGTCCTCGAGGCCTATCGCATGTTCGCCCATTCGCGCGGCTGGCTGCGCCGGATGGAGGAGGACATCGCCCGCGGCCTGTCCGCCGAAGCGGCGGTGCAGAAGGAACAATCCATGGCCCGCGCCCGGATGGAAGCGGTGCCCGACGCCTATCTGCGCGACCGGCTGCACGATCTGGATGATCTGGCCAACCGCCTGCTGCGCATCCTGACCGGCCAGGGCCGCGACACGGGCGCCGACATGCCGGCCGATCCCATCCTGATCGCGCGCAACATTGGGCCGGCGGAACTTCTGGATTACGGGCGCAAGCTGCGCGGCATCGTGCTGGAAGAAGGGTCCGTCGGATCCCACGCTGCCGTGGTCGCCCGCGCGCTGGCGATCCCGCTGGTGATCCACGCCGACCGCATCACGACCGAGGCGCTGAACGGCGACCCGATCATGGTCGACGGCGATCAGGGCGTCGTGCACCTGCGCCCCGAGGAAACGGTCGCCCGCGCCTTCCGCGACAAGATCGCCATGCAGGCGCAGGCGCAGGAACGCTACACCTCCATCCGCGAATTGCCCGCGCGGTCGCGCTGCGGCACGGTGACGGCGCTGCACATGAATGCGGGGCTGATGGCCGACCTGCCTTCGCTGGAACATTCGGGGGCCGAACGTGTGGGCCTGTTCCGCACCGAACTGCAGTTCCTGACCCGCAACAAGATGCCCAAGCGCGAGGAGCTGGCCGCGATCTATTCCCGCGTCCTGGATGCGGCCAAGGGACGCGGCGTAACCTTCCGCACGCTGGATATCGGGTCGGACAAGGTCCTGCCCTACATGAAACCGCAGGATGAACCCAACCCCGCCATGGGGTGGCGCGCGATCCGCGTGGGCTTGGACAAGCCGGGCGTGCTGCGGATGCAGGTGCAGGCGCTGATCCGCGCGCATCAGGGGCGGCCCATGTCGGTGATGTTCCCCTTCATCGCCGAAGGGGCCGAGTTCCACGAGGCACGCGCCATCTTCATGGCGCAGGTGGAACGCGAACGCAGCCTTGGCCATGTCGTGCCGGACGATATCCGCATCGGCGCGATGCTGGAAACGCCCGCTCTGGCCTTCGCGCCGGAAAGCTTCTTTCGCGCGGTGGACTTCATTTCCATCGGCGGGAACGATCTGAAGCAGTTCTTCTTCGCCGCCGACCGCGAGAATGAACGCGTGCGGCGGCGGTATGACACGCTCAGCACCGCGTTTCTGGATTTCATCCGCCGCATCGTCGAACGGTGCGACGCCTCGGACACCCACCTGTCCTTTTGTGGCGAGGATGCGGGCCGCCCGATCGAGGCGATGTGCTTTGCCGCACTTGGCCTGCGCACCCTGTCGATGCGCCCCGCCTCCATCGGGCCGGTCAAGACCTTGTTACGACGCGTGGACCTGTCGGAGTTGCGCGATCTGATCGAGGCCGCCATGCTGCACGGCGATTCCGTGCGCCAGCCGGTCATCGAATGGCTGGCCACACAAGCTGCCGACTGA
- the radA gene encoding DNA repair protein RadA, producing MAKAAAFTCTACGAAHSKWAGRCDACGAWNTIVEEAPLSSGPKKALGAARGKGILLTDLATEEAPPPRAASGMEELDRVLGGGLVPASAILVGGDPGIGKSTLLLQATASFARSGLKCLYISGEESSAQVRMRAQRLGLAQAPVALGAETNLREILTTLDRERPALAVIDSIQTMWLDNIDSAPGSVSQVRAAAHELVTFAKSRGVAIIIVGHVTKEGAIAGPRVVEHMVDTVLYFEGERGHQFRILRAVKNRFGPADEIGVFEMTGDGLAQVANPSALFLSERDKPAPGSAVFAGIEGTRPVLTEIQALVAPSPLGTPRRTVVGLDSGRLSTILAVLEARCAIPFAGLDVFLNVAGGMRVNEPAADLAVAAALLSAREDVAIPPDMVLFGEISLSGALRPVGQTENRLKEASKLGFTRAIAPSRSKLGSVEGMEVRQMSDLTAFVGDVFGAG from the coding sequence ATGGCCAAGGCCGCCGCCTTCACCTGCACGGCCTGCGGGGCCGCGCATTCCAAATGGGCCGGACGCTGCGACGCCTGCGGCGCGTGGAACACCATCGTCGAGGAAGCGCCCCTGTCCTCCGGCCCCAAGAAGGCGCTGGGGGCGGCGCGCGGCAAAGGCATCCTCCTGACCGATCTTGCGACCGAGGAGGCCCCGCCCCCCCGCGCCGCCTCGGGCATGGAGGAGCTGGACCGGGTCCTGGGCGGCGGTCTGGTGCCCGCCTCGGCCATTCTGGTGGGCGGCGATCCGGGGATCGGCAAATCGACCCTTCTGCTGCAGGCCACAGCCAGCTTTGCCCGGTCGGGGCTGAAATGCCTCTATATCTCGGGCGAGGAATCTTCGGCCCAGGTGCGGATGCGCGCGCAGCGGCTGGGTCTGGCGCAGGCCCCCGTGGCCCTTGGCGCGGAAACCAACCTGCGTGAAATCCTGACGACGCTGGACCGCGAACGCCCCGCGCTGGCGGTGATCGATTCGATCCAGACCATGTGGCTTGACAACATCGACAGCGCGCCGGGATCGGTCAGTCAGGTGCGCGCCGCCGCGCATGAACTGGTGACCTTCGCCAAATCGCGCGGCGTCGCGATCATCATCGTGGGCCACGTGACCAAGGAAGGCGCCATCGCCGGCCCCCGCGTGGTGGAGCACATGGTCGATACGGTCCTTTATTTCGAAGGGGAACGCGGCCACCAGTTCCGCATCCTGCGCGCGGTGAAGAACCGGTTCGGCCCGGCGGATGAAATCGGGGTGTTCGAGATGACGGGCGACGGCCTGGCGCAGGTCGCCAACCCCTCGGCCCTGTTCCTGTCCGAACGCGACAAGCCCGCCCCCGGCTCGGCGGTGTTTGCGGGGATCGAAGGGACGCGGCCCGTGCTGACCGAGATTCAGGCCCTCGTCGCCCCCTCCCCCCTCGGCACGCCCCGCCGCACGGTGGTGGGGCTGGATTCGGGGCGGCTGTCCACCATTCTGGCCGTGCTGGAGGCGCGCTGCGCCATTCCCTTCGCGGGTCTGGACGTGTTCCTGAACGTGGCGGGGGGGATGCGCGTCAATGAACCCGCCGCCGATCTGGCCGTCGCCGCCGCCCTTTTGTCGGCCCGCGAAGATGTGGCAATTCCGCCCGATATGGTGCTTTTCGGCGAAATCAGCCTGTCCGGGGCGCTTCGGCCCGTGGGACAGACGGAAAACAGGTTGAAAGAAGCCTCGAAACTTGGTTTCACACGGGCGATTGCGCCCAGCCGGTCCAAGCTCGGATCGGTGGAGGGGATGGAGGTGCGGCAGATGTCCGACCTCACCGCCTTCGTGGGGGACGTGTTCGGCGCCGGTTGA
- a CDS encoding ABC transporter ATP-binding protein: protein MIELRDVHKTFGSNRVLQGVNLTVPKGTSTVIIGGSGTGKSVLLKSILGLVTPDRGTITVDGQDVTQGDRDAFLARFGMLFQGGALFDSLRVWENVAFRLRQGATKRPKDEARAIAIEKLRRVGLKEHVADQFPAELSGGMQKRVSLARAIAAEPEIIFFDEPTTGLDPIMSGVINDLIREIVTEMGATAMTITHDMTSVRAIADDVAMLHGGIVRWAGPIADLDATDDPYVQQFIHGRAEGPIESVR, encoded by the coding sequence ATGATCGAACTTCGGGACGTGCATAAGACCTTCGGGTCGAACCGGGTGCTGCAGGGCGTGAACCTGACCGTGCCCAAGGGGACCAGCACCGTCATCATCGGCGGGTCGGGCACCGGAAAATCGGTGCTGCTGAAATCCATCCTTGGCCTTGTCACGCCCGACAGGGGCACGATCACCGTGGATGGACAGGACGTGACGCAAGGCGACCGCGACGCCTTCCTTGCCCGCTTCGGGATGCTGTTCCAAGGCGGCGCGCTGTTTGATTCGCTGCGCGTGTGGGAAAACGTGGCCTTCCGCCTGCGGCAGGGTGCCACGAAACGTCCCAAGGACGAAGCCCGCGCCATTGCCATCGAAAAACTGCGCCGCGTGGGCCTGAAGGAACACGTGGCCGACCAGTTCCCGGCCGAGCTGTCGGGCGGGATGCAAAAGCGCGTCAGCCTGGCCCGCGCCATCGCGGCCGAGCCGGAGATCATCTTCTTCGACGAACCGACGACCGGTCTTGATCCCATCATGTCGGGCGTCATCAACGACCTGATCCGCGAGATCGTGACCGAGATGGGCGCGACCGCGATGACCATCACCCATGACATGACCTCCGTCCGCGCCATCGCCGACGATGTGGCGATGCTGCATGGCGGCATCGTGCGTTGGGCGGGCCCCATCGCCGATCTGGACGCCACCGACGATCCTTACGTCCAGCAGTTCATCCATGGCCGGGCCGAGGGGCCGATCGAAAGCGTGCGCTGA
- a CDS encoding CvpA family protein — MDGFTLIDAVVAVVIILSAILAYARGLVREVMAILGWIAAAVLAFAFASAVEPLIRQIPVVGDFLGDSCELSMIVAFLAIFALALVIISLFTPLLSSSLQGTAVGTVDQSLGFIFGAARGIVLVAVAFIVYDSVLGAQTIAMVDNSRSAHVFATFQSRISEGMPEDAPGWITARYEELVAKCGVPVQPVAPVVAPTPAT, encoded by the coding sequence ATGGACGGCTTTACCCTTATCGACGCCGTCGTGGCGGTCGTCATCATCCTGTCCGCCATTCTGGCCTATGCCCGCGGCCTCGTGCGCGAGGTGATGGCCATCCTCGGCTGGATCGCCGCCGCCGTTCTGGCGTTTGCCTTCGCCAGCGCGGTTGAGCCGCTGATCCGCCAGATCCCCGTCGTGGGCGATTTCCTGGGCGACAGCTGCGAATTGTCGATGATCGTGGCGTTCCTTGCGATCTTCGCGCTGGCGCTGGTCATCATCTCGCTCTTCACGCCGCTTTTGTCCTCGTCCTTGCAGGGCACGGCAGTGGGCACGGTGGACCAGTCGCTGGGCTTCATCTTCGGCGCGGCGCGGGGCATCGTGCTCGTCGCGGTGGCCTTCATCGTCTATGACAGCGTGCTGGGCGCGCAGACCATCGCGATGGTGGACAACTCCCGCTCCGCCCATGTCTTCGCCACGTTCCAGTCGCGCATTTCCGAAGGTATGCCGGAAGACGCGCCGGGCTGGATCACCGCCCGCTATGAGGAGCTGGTGGCGAAATGCGGCGTGCCGGTCCAGCCGGTCGCCCCCGTCGTGGCCCCGACCCCGGCGACGTGA